The following coding sequences lie in one Cupriavidus sp. WKF15 genomic window:
- the folK gene encoding 2-amino-4-hydroxy-6-hydroxymethyldihydropteridine diphosphokinase, which yields MTLAFIGIGANLGDARQALKDAIVCLAQQVGITVLARSSLYRTAPVDAGGDDYYNAVVKVQTSFTAWQLLRICHHIEDQFGRERPFRNAPRTLDLDLLVFGDEQHNDERLTVPHPRVTVRAFTLVPLLELAPELVIPGAGRAIDYLAGVGDQRIEKVSTCKCMRAQAAGNAGVKD from the coding sequence ATGACACTCGCCTTCATCGGCATCGGTGCCAACCTGGGCGATGCCCGCCAGGCGCTGAAGGACGCCATCGTGTGCCTGGCCCAGCAGGTCGGCATCACGGTGCTGGCACGGTCCTCGCTGTACCGGACCGCGCCCGTCGATGCCGGTGGCGACGACTACTACAACGCGGTGGTCAAGGTGCAGACCTCGTTCACCGCTTGGCAGCTGCTGCGCATCTGCCACCACATCGAAGACCAGTTCGGCCGTGAACGCCCGTTCCGCAACGCGCCGCGCACGCTGGACCTCGACCTGCTGGTGTTCGGTGATGAACAGCACAACGACGAACGGCTGACGGTGCCGCACCCTCGAGTCACCGTGCGTGCCTTCACGCTCGTGCCGCTGCTGGAACTGGCCCCGGAACTCGTAATCCCTGGCGCAGGCCGTGCCATCGATTACCTTGCGGGCGTCGGCGATCAGCGCATCGAGAAAGTTTCCACCTGCAAGTGCATGCGTGCACAGGCCGCCGGCAACGCCGGCGTCAAGGACTGA
- a CDS encoding ABC transporter permease — translation MEIGAATLAAFRLLASGDAALWFIVWTSLMVAVLGLAIATAPAVGAAWLIATHQFPGRRAVVVVAQAFLSFPTVLVGLILYLLLTRQGPLGSLALLFTPAGMVLGQAVIGFPVILAFSLSTLQGADRRLQETARVLGAGRWRTFFTVVRELRFGLMAAIVAGFGRVIAEVGSALMIGGNIEGSTRTITTAIALETSKGEFAQGIALGIVLVALALLVNVAMAWLQGAGGFRR, via the coding sequence GTGGAGATCGGCGCCGCCACGCTGGCCGCGTTCCGCCTGCTCGCCAGCGGCGACGCGGCGCTCTGGTTCATTGTCTGGACCTCGCTGATGGTGGCGGTGCTGGGGCTGGCCATCGCCACAGCCCCTGCGGTGGGCGCTGCGTGGCTGATCGCGACGCACCAGTTCCCTGGCCGCCGCGCTGTCGTCGTGGTGGCGCAGGCCTTCCTCTCGTTCCCGACCGTGCTGGTCGGGCTCATCCTCTACCTGCTGCTGACGCGGCAGGGTCCGCTCGGCAGCCTGGCGCTGCTGTTCACGCCAGCCGGCATGGTGCTCGGGCAGGCGGTGATCGGTTTTCCCGTGATCCTCGCGTTCTCGCTGTCCACGCTGCAGGGCGCCGATCGGCGCCTGCAGGAGACTGCGCGCGTGCTCGGCGCGGGGCGCTGGCGCACCTTTTTCACGGTCGTCCGTGAACTGCGCTTCGGGCTGATGGCGGCCATTGTGGCGGGCTTTGGCCGCGTGATTGCCGAGGTGGGCTCGGCGCTGATGATCGGCGGGAATATCGAAGGCTCGACCCGCACCATCACCACGGCGATCGCGCTGGAAACGAGCAAGGGCGAGTTCGCGCAGGGGATTGCGCTCGGCATCGTGCTGGTCGCGCTGGCGCTGCTGGTGAATGTTGCCATGGCCTGGCTGCAAGGCGCCGGAGGCTTCCGCCGATGA
- a CDS encoding bifunctional anthranilate synthase component I family protein/class IV aminotransferase, translated as MLLDDATASPGEAASRLYTGLVREDLLPAGSNPAELDTLLAEGWRHGWHATLFAPYEFGGALVGAPAHTDDRLPFHDGAVRLLWFREMRRLECDAVRAWLPAPDAQAPAGLMDITADTARESFDAAIARIHAWIEAGDTYQVNFTQRLAFSAFGDPRALYAALRAAQPVPFGVLACLPGDAWVLSLSPELFVQHDGDGRLVTRPMKGTAPLSGDPAKDAQAAAALAADAKNRAENVMIVDLLRNDLGRIAQPGSVAVPDRFVVQPFGAVLQMTSTVTATARPDTRFGDLFGALFPCGSITGAPKRRTMQIIAELEPAPRGLYTGAIGWLDAPGPGDGGLCRFAMSVAIRTLALSPRAADGLRAGEMGVGGGIVHDSVAADEFAECGWKARFLTRHDPGFTLFETMRVEDGHCLRLDRHLARMASSSATFGFAFDSAAVRAAVEAEAARLGAGNWRLRMSVDKAGKLAFASGALQPLAAQSVMLDIAAEALPDANPLRRHKTSVRAVYDAGWQAAEGDGCFDRLFFNTRDELLEGGRSSMFVKVDGEWLTPPLAADILPGVMRAVMLEHGDALLDGTAREGIVTRAMLMRAQAIVAVNSLRGAMRATLR; from the coding sequence GTGCTGCTGGACGATGCCACCGCATCGCCCGGCGAAGCGGCGTCGCGCCTGTACACCGGCCTGGTCCGCGAAGACCTGCTGCCAGCCGGCAGCAATCCCGCCGAACTCGACACCCTGCTCGCCGAAGGCTGGCGCCACGGCTGGCATGCCACGCTGTTTGCCCCTTATGAATTCGGCGGTGCGCTGGTCGGGGCGCCTGCCCATACGGATGACAGGCTGCCGTTCCATGACGGCGCCGTGCGCCTGCTGTGGTTCCGCGAGATGCGGCGGCTGGAATGCGACGCAGTGCGGGCCTGGCTGCCGGCGCCGGATGCCCAGGCGCCCGCCGGGCTCATGGATATCACCGCCGACACCGCGCGCGAATCCTTCGATGCCGCGATCGCGCGCATCCACGCATGGATCGAGGCCGGCGACACCTACCAGGTCAATTTCACGCAGCGGCTCGCGTTCTCGGCCTTCGGTGACCCGCGCGCGCTCTATGCCGCCCTGCGCGCCGCGCAGCCGGTGCCGTTCGGGGTACTGGCCTGCCTGCCGGGCGATGCCTGGGTGCTGTCCCTGTCGCCAGAATTGTTCGTCCAGCATGATGGCGATGGCCGCCTTGTCACGCGCCCGATGAAAGGCACCGCGCCGCTTTCCGGCGATCCGGCAAAGGACGCGCAAGCCGCGGCCGCGCTTGCCGCGGATGCCAAGAACCGTGCCGAGAACGTGATGATCGTGGACTTGCTGCGCAATGACCTGGGCCGCATCGCGCAGCCGGGCAGCGTGGCGGTGCCGGACCGCTTCGTCGTGCAGCCATTCGGTGCCGTGCTGCAGATGACCTCGACCGTCACGGCGACCGCGCGGCCGGATACGCGCTTTGGCGATCTGTTCGGCGCGCTGTTCCCGTGCGGCTCGATTACCGGCGCGCCCAAGCGGCGCACCATGCAGATCATCGCGGAACTCGAGCCCGCGCCGCGCGGGCTCTATACGGGCGCAATCGGCTGGCTGGACGCGCCCGGGCCCGGCGATGGCGGCCTGTGCCGCTTTGCCATGTCGGTGGCCATCCGCACGCTGGCGCTGTCACCGCGCGCGGCGGACGGCCTGCGTGCCGGCGAGATGGGCGTGGGCGGCGGTATCGTGCACGACAGCGTGGCGGCGGACGAGTTTGCCGAGTGCGGCTGGAAGGCGCGTTTCCTGACCCGCCATGATCCGGGCTTCACGCTGTTCGAGACCATGCGTGTGGAAGACGGCCATTGCCTGCGCCTCGACCGCCATCTTGCGCGCATGGCTTCATCGTCAGCGACGTTCGGGTTTGCCTTCGACAGCGCGGCAGTCAGGGCAGCTGTCGAGGCCGAGGCAGCGCGTCTTGGCGCAGGCAACTGGCGTTTGCGGATGAGCGTCGATAAAGCTGGCAAGCTCGCCTTCGCCAGCGGGGCGCTGCAGCCGCTGGCGGCGCAGTCCGTCATGCTCGATATCGCCGCCGAAGCGCTGCCGGATGCCAATCCCCTGCGCCGCCACAAGACCAGCGTGCGCGCGGTCTATGACGCCGGCTGGCAGGCTGCGGAAGGCGACGGCTGCTTCGATCGCTTGTTCTTCAATACGCGCGACGAATTGCTTGAAGGCGGCCGCAGTTCGATGTTCGTCAAGGTGGATGGCGAATGGCTGACTCCGCCATTGGCCGCGGACATCCTGCCTGGCGTGATGCGGGCCGTGATGCTGGAGCACGGCGATGCCCTGCTCGATGGCACCGCCCGCGAGGGAATCGTGACGCGTGCCATGCTGATGCGCGCGCAGGCGATTGTGGCCGTGAATTCGCTGCGCGGGGCGATGCGGGCAACGTTGCGCTAG
- the panB gene encoding 3-methyl-2-oxobutanoate hydroxymethyltransferase, with the protein MSYLLDPTRKTVTITRLQAMRDAGEKIAMLTAYDSSFGALLDFCGVEVILVGDSLGNVMQGQQTTLPVTLEHMAYHTECVARANQTALLVTDLPFGTYGTPEMAFASAVALMRAGAHMVKLEGGDWLAPTVKFLVERSIPVCAHIGLTPQSVHAFGGFKVQGKTDEGAAQLKRDALSLQGAGAQIVLMEAVPATLAGEITQMLKVPTIGIGAGADCSGQVLVLQDMINVYPGRKAKFVRNFMDGQTSIEGAIRAYVAAVKDGSFPAAEHTFSA; encoded by the coding sequence ATGAGCTACCTCCTCGATCCCACCCGCAAGACCGTCACCATCACCCGGCTGCAGGCCATGCGCGACGCCGGTGAAAAGATCGCCATGCTGACCGCCTACGACTCCAGCTTTGGCGCACTGCTGGACTTCTGCGGCGTGGAAGTCATCCTGGTGGGCGATTCGCTCGGCAACGTGATGCAAGGCCAGCAGACCACGCTGCCCGTGACGCTGGAGCACATGGCCTACCACACCGAATGCGTGGCGCGCGCCAACCAGACCGCGCTGCTGGTGACCGACCTGCCGTTCGGCACCTACGGCACGCCGGAAATGGCCTTTGCCAGCGCGGTCGCGCTGATGCGCGCGGGCGCCCACATGGTCAAGCTCGAAGGCGGCGACTGGCTCGCCCCGACGGTCAAGTTCCTGGTCGAACGCAGCATCCCGGTGTGCGCCCACATCGGCCTGACGCCGCAGTCCGTGCATGCGTTCGGCGGCTTCAAGGTGCAGGGCAAGACCGACGAGGGCGCGGCCCAGCTCAAGCGCGACGCGCTCTCGCTGCAGGGCGCCGGCGCGCAGATCGTGTTGATGGAGGCGGTGCCGGCCACGCTGGCAGGCGAGATCACGCAAATGCTCAAGGTGCCGACCATCGGCATCGGCGCGGGCGCCGACTGCTCCGGCCAGGTGCTGGTGCTGCAGGACATGATCAACGTCTATCCGGGCCGCAAGGCCAAGTTCGTGCGCAATTTCATGGATGGACAGACCTCGATCGAAGGCGCGATCCGCGCCTACGTGGCCGCCGTGAAGGACGGCAGCTTCCCCGCCGCAGAGCACACCTTCTCCGCCTGA
- a CDS encoding deoxynucleoside kinase has product MLEHLRRIVVEGPIGSSKTALAQRLAHTLHAAALLDGARTTPFLERFYREPARYALPLQLACLNKRADQLQQWQSALLAGQRMVSNFLFVRDRLYASLTLPEDELALYDAIAARLQLPPQRTDLVIMLQATPSLLRERIARRGAPGEATGIDEPYLQRLTQAYGELFHRYDEAPVLIVDTAHFNPVDNDGDFRTLLTRIENMRGRRAFLNLAAP; this is encoded by the coding sequence ATGCTCGAACACCTGCGCCGCATCGTGGTGGAAGGTCCGATCGGATCCAGCAAGACCGCGCTGGCCCAGCGCCTCGCGCACACGCTGCACGCGGCGGCACTGCTCGATGGCGCCCGCACCACTCCCTTCCTGGAACGCTTCTACCGCGAACCCGCCCGCTACGCGCTGCCGCTGCAGCTCGCCTGCCTGAACAAGCGCGCTGACCAGCTCCAGCAATGGCAGAGCGCCCTGCTCGCAGGTCAGCGCATGGTGAGCAACTTCCTCTTCGTCCGGGACCGCCTGTACGCATCGCTGACCCTGCCCGAGGACGAGCTGGCGCTGTATGACGCGATTGCCGCACGGCTGCAGCTGCCGCCCCAGCGCACCGACCTCGTGATCATGCTGCAGGCCACCCCGTCCCTGCTGCGCGAGCGCATCGCCCGGCGCGGCGCGCCCGGCGAGGCCACCGGCATCGACGAGCCATACCTGCAACGGCTGACCCAGGCCTATGGCGAACTGTTCCACCGCTACGACGAAGCCCCGGTGCTGATCGTGGACACCGCCCATTTCAATCCGGTGGACAACGATGGGGATTTCCGTACACTACTGACGCGCATCGAGAACATGCGCGGTCGCAGGGCCTTTCTCAATCTGGCTGCGCCCTGA
- the hda gene encoding DnaA regulatory inactivator Hda, with protein sequence MSPRPKQLSLELGSPPPSTFDNFVVASNREAVQRLRDLPGAVAQERAVDRLVYLWGEVGCGRTHLLHAVCEATPQTGINCRYLSPHHPLSDFLFDPSCQLYTVDDVDLLDEARQIAVFSLYNEVRAHVRTALVVAGGLAPRAMPVREDLRTRLGWGLVYQVQPLSDEDKMSAVLQAARERGLQLSPEITHWLVTRHYRDMPSLMALLDALDTYSLERKRPVTLPLLREMFAEFRE encoded by the coding sequence ATGTCCCCGCGTCCCAAGCAACTTTCCCTCGAGCTTGGCAGCCCTCCGCCTTCGACCTTCGACAATTTCGTCGTGGCCTCGAATCGCGAGGCGGTGCAGCGTCTGCGCGACCTGCCCGGCGCAGTCGCGCAGGAGCGCGCCGTGGACCGGCTGGTCTACCTGTGGGGCGAAGTGGGCTGCGGCCGCACCCACCTGCTGCACGCCGTGTGCGAAGCCACGCCGCAGACCGGCATCAACTGCCGCTACCTGAGCCCGCATCATCCGCTCTCGGACTTCCTGTTCGATCCGTCCTGCCAGCTCTATACGGTGGACGATGTCGACCTGCTCGACGAAGCACGCCAGATCGCGGTGTTTTCGCTGTACAACGAAGTCCGCGCGCACGTACGCACCGCGCTGGTGGTGGCTGGAGGCCTCGCGCCGCGCGCCATGCCGGTGCGTGAAGACCTGCGCACCCGGCTCGGCTGGGGCCTGGTCTACCAGGTGCAGCCGCTGTCGGACGAGGACAAGATGTCCGCAGTGCTGCAGGCGGCACGCGAGCGCGGGCTGCAACTGTCCCCGGAGATCACGCACTGGCTGGTGACGCGTCATTACCGCGACATGCCCAGCCTGATGGCGCTGCTCGACGCCCTCGACACATACTCGCTGGAGCGCAAGCGTCCGGTGACCCTGCCCCTGCTTCGCGAAATGTTCGCGGAGTTCAGGGAATAG
- the pcnB gene encoding polynucleotide adenylyltransferase PcnB: MIKKLINRLLGNPGPKQRRTGRAHTPRIVTADEHRIDPTLLSRNAVKVTSTLQQAGYQAFIVGGAVRDLLLGIKPKDFDVATNATPEQVQALFRRSRIIGRRFQIVHVTFYGGREQEIIEVSTFRALVDAVASETLPEGRRLKRSELDSKTHAIDASGRVLRDNVWGSQAEDAERRDFTINAMYYDPAAQTVHDYHHGMEDIRARTLRMIGDPVTRYREDPVRMLRVVRFAAKTGFGIDEATREPVAGLATLIHNVPSARLFDEMLKLLMSGHAWASLQELRKAGLHKGLLPLLDVALEQPMGQRFVQLALDNTDRRVQAGKPVSPGFLFAALLWHHVLQHWNAERARGEHAIAALNTAMDAVLEKQTGQLAIQRRFVTDMRDIWGMQPRFEKRVGRMPFRLLESPRFRAGFDFLHLRCQSGELPEELSRWWQDFQDAEPDEREGLIDNVRNARGPAADGEGPARKKRRRRGPRKSDKVSSRSDTDAGQEVHAGRDQPEEHQ, from the coding sequence GTGATCAAGAAGCTCATCAACCGCCTGCTGGGCAACCCCGGCCCCAAGCAGCGCCGCACCGGCCGCGCCCACACGCCGCGCATCGTCACGGCAGACGAACACCGCATTGACCCGACCCTGCTGTCGCGCAATGCCGTAAAAGTCACTTCGACGCTACAACAGGCGGGCTACCAGGCCTTTATCGTTGGCGGCGCCGTGCGCGACCTGCTGCTCGGCATCAAGCCCAAGGATTTCGACGTCGCCACCAACGCCACGCCCGAGCAGGTGCAGGCGCTGTTCCGGCGTTCGCGCATCATCGGGCGGCGCTTCCAGATCGTCCATGTGACGTTCTATGGCGGGCGCGAGCAGGAAATCATCGAGGTTTCCACGTTCCGCGCGCTGGTCGATGCCGTGGCCAGCGAGACGCTGCCCGAGGGCCGGCGCCTCAAGCGCTCCGAACTCGACAGCAAGACCCACGCGATCGATGCCTCGGGCCGCGTGCTGCGCGATAACGTGTGGGGCTCGCAGGCAGAAGACGCGGAACGCCGCGACTTCACCATCAACGCGATGTACTACGACCCGGCCGCGCAGACCGTGCATGACTACCATCACGGCATGGAAGACATCCGCGCGCGCACGCTGCGCATGATCGGCGACCCGGTCACGCGCTACCGCGAGGATCCGGTGCGCATGCTGCGCGTGGTGCGTTTCGCGGCCAAGACCGGCTTCGGCATCGACGAGGCCACGCGCGAGCCGGTCGCGGGCCTGGCCACGCTGATCCACAACGTGCCCAGCGCGCGCCTGTTCGACGAGATGCTCAAGCTGCTGATGTCCGGCCACGCCTGGGCATCGCTGCAGGAACTGCGCAAGGCTGGCCTGCACAAGGGCCTGCTGCCGCTGCTGGACGTGGCGCTGGAGCAGCCCATGGGCCAGCGCTTCGTGCAGCTGGCGCTGGACAACACCGATCGCCGCGTGCAGGCCGGCAAGCCGGTATCGCCGGGCTTCCTGTTTGCCGCGCTGCTGTGGCACCACGTGCTGCAGCACTGGAATGCCGAACGCGCGCGCGGCGAGCACGCGATCGCGGCCCTCAACACGGCCATGGACGCCGTGCTGGAAAAGCAGACCGGCCAGCTCGCGATCCAGCGCCGCTTCGTCACCGACATGCGCGACATCTGGGGCATGCAGCCGCGCTTCGAGAAGCGCGTCGGCCGCATGCCGTTCCGCCTGCTGGAGTCGCCGCGCTTCCGCGCCGGTTTCGACTTCCTGCACCTGCGCTGCCAGTCCGGCGAATTGCCGGAGGAGCTGTCCCGCTGGTGGCAGGACTTCCAGGACGCCGAGCCGGACGAGCGCGAGGGCCTGATCGACAACGTGCGCAACGCTCGCGGCCCGGCGGCCGATGGCGAAGGCCCGGCACGCAAGAAGCGCCGCCGGCGCGGTCCGCGGAAATCGGATAAAGTTTCTTCCCGGAGCGACACGGACGCGGGGCAGGAAGTCCATGCCGGCCGCGACCAGCCGGAGGAACATCAATGA
- a CDS encoding energy-coupling factor ABC transporter ATP-binding protein, producing the protein MNASPTPLLTVRGLSRSIGARRLFEVGELAFPRATAIVLTGQNGAGKTTLLRMVAGLEPAPGATVHWTDSNAAARSAPLDPLPRELRERIAYLHQHPYLFRTSVRENIAYGLRARGLPHHEIARRVDEALAWAGVAHLQDTAPERLSGGEIQRVALARAKVLEPELMLLDEPTSSLDGQAREQVIALVRELAAEGRTVVMICHDRDLINLPGVVRWKLGDGVLDTHHR; encoded by the coding sequence ATGAACGCCTCGCCCACGCCCTTGCTGACTGTGCGCGGCCTGTCGCGCAGCATCGGCGCGCGCCGCCTGTTCGAGGTCGGCGAGCTTGCCTTTCCGCGCGCCACGGCCATCGTGTTGACGGGGCAGAACGGCGCGGGCAAGACCACGCTGCTGCGCATGGTGGCCGGCCTGGAACCTGCGCCCGGCGCCACCGTGCACTGGACCGACTCCAACGCCGCTGCGCGCAGCGCACCGCTGGATCCGCTTCCGCGCGAACTGCGCGAGCGCATCGCCTACCTGCACCAGCACCCTTACCTGTTCCGCACTTCCGTGCGCGAAAACATTGCCTACGGCCTGCGCGCGCGCGGCCTGCCGCATCATGAGATCGCGCGGCGCGTGGACGAGGCGCTGGCCTGGGCCGGTGTCGCGCACCTGCAGGACACCGCGCCCGAGCGCCTGTCGGGCGGAGAAATCCAGCGCGTGGCGCTGGCGCGCGCCAAGGTGCTGGAGCCGGAACTGATGCTGCTCGACGAGCCGACCTCAAGCCTGGACGGCCAGGCGCGCGAACAGGTCATTGCGCTGGTGCGCGAACTGGCGGCCGAGGGCCGCACCGTGGTGATGATCTGCCATGACCGCGACCTGATCAACCTGCCCGGCGTGGTGCGGTGGAAGCTCGGGGATGGGGTTCTGGATACGCACCATCGCTAG
- a CDS encoding HAD family hydrolase produces the protein MNLALFDLDHTLIPTDSDHEWGRFLVRQGVVDEESYRRKNDEFYGHYKAGTLDIQAFLRFALAPLAANPRDRLDALRQRFMLEVIDPVITPQARALVYKHLEAGDLCAVVTATNSFVTAPIVSAFGIKHLIATEPATVDGKPGSQFTGDVDGVPSFREGKITRVDAWLKSQGAHWDDFGSTFFYSDSANDLPLLEKASEPIATNPDDRLRQHAAAAGWRIMDLF, from the coding sequence ATGAATCTGGCACTCTTTGATCTAGACCACACCCTGATCCCGACTGACAGCGACCACGAATGGGGCCGTTTCCTGGTGCGCCAGGGCGTTGTCGACGAGGAATCCTATCGCCGCAAGAACGACGAGTTCTACGGCCACTACAAGGCCGGCACCCTGGATATCCAGGCTTTCCTGCGCTTTGCGCTGGCGCCGCTGGCCGCCAATCCGCGCGACCGCCTGGACGCCCTGCGCCAGCGCTTCATGCTGGAAGTGATCGACCCGGTCATCACGCCGCAGGCCCGCGCGCTGGTCTACAAGCACCTGGAAGCCGGCGACCTGTGCGCCGTGGTCACCGCCACCAACAGCTTCGTCACGGCGCCGATCGTGTCCGCCTTCGGCATCAAGCACCTGATCGCCACCGAGCCGGCAACCGTCGACGGCAAGCCCGGGAGCCAGTTCACCGGCGACGTCGACGGCGTGCCGAGCTTCCGCGAAGGCAAGATTACCCGCGTCGACGCCTGGCTCAAGAGCCAGGGCGCGCACTGGGACGATTTCGGCTCGACCTTCTTCTACAGCGACTCGGCCAACGACCTGCCGCTGCTGGAAAAGGCCAGCGAGCCGATCGCCACCAACCCGGACGATCGCCTGCGCCAGCATGCCGCCGCTGCAGGCTGGCGCATCATGGATCTGTTCTGA